One Alkaliphilus sp. B6464 genomic window carries:
- a CDS encoding M20/M25/M40 family metallo-hydrolase, with the protein MVNQDRVVNEFLELVQIDSHSGKEGAVAKVLVKKLEEMGLEVIIDDAGEKAGGETGNVIGKLKGTKNGPTILFSSHMDTVTPGEGIKPIIKDGVIYSDGTTILGGDDKAGIAAILEGIKLVKENNIEHSDVEVVFSIWEEGGLFGAKYLDTSKISAEYGFVLDSGGAPGEIIVTGPAQDKVNAKIIGKPAHAGVAPEEGVSAIMIAARAIDNMKLLRIDEETTANIGTISGGIATNIVAPEVTIKAEARSINEEKLNAQTAHMVEVFENAAKDLGGKVEMDVERMYPAFNIDPEDEIVKKAQEVFGRMGIESHTAATGGGSDTNILNGYGIKAVNLGVGMTKVHTLEEHLHIKDLVNTSKMVSELIKIFGE; encoded by the coding sequence ATGGTTAATCAAGATCGTGTAGTAAACGAATTTTTAGAGCTAGTTCAAATCGATAGCCACTCTGGTAAAGAAGGAGCAGTTGCTAAGGTACTTGTTAAAAAGCTAGAAGAAATGGGACTAGAAGTAATTATAGATGATGCAGGCGAAAAAGCAGGTGGAGAAACAGGTAATGTAATTGGTAAGCTAAAAGGAACTAAAAATGGTCCTACTATTCTATTTAGCTCTCATATGGATACAGTTACACCTGGAGAAGGTATAAAGCCAATTATAAAAGATGGAGTAATATATAGTGATGGTACTACAATTTTAGGTGGAGACGATAAAGCTGGAATTGCTGCCATATTAGAAGGAATTAAATTAGTAAAAGAAAATAATATAGAACATTCAGATGTTGAAGTTGTTTTTAGTATTTGGGAAGAAGGCGGTTTATTTGGTGCTAAGTACCTTGATACTAGCAAAATAAGTGCTGAATATGGTTTTGTACTAGATAGTGGTGGAGCCCCTGGAGAAATTATAGTAACAGGCCCTGCACAAGACAAGGTAAATGCTAAAATTATCGGGAAGCCTGCACATGCAGGGGTTGCTCCAGAAGAAGGAGTTAGTGCTATTATGATTGCTGCAAGAGCAATTGATAATATGAAACTTCTAAGAATAGATGAAGAAACAACAGCTAATATTGGGACTATTTCAGGTGGTATAGCTACCAATATAGTTGCACCAGAAGTTACTATTAAAGCAGAAGCAAGAAGTATAAATGAAGAAAAGCTTAATGCTCAAACTGCACATATGGTAGAAGTATTTGAAAATGCAGCTAAAGACCTTGGTGGTAAAGTAGAAATGGATGTAGAAAGAATGTATCCAGCCTTTAACATAGATCCAGAAGATGAAATAGTTAAAAAAGCACAAGAAGTATTCGGCAGAATGGGAATAGAAAGCCATACAGCAGCTACAGGTGGTGGAAGTGATACAAATATTTTAAATGGTTATGGAATTAAAGCTGTTAACCTTGGAGTAGGCATGACAAAGGTTCATACATTAGAAGAGCATCTACATATTAAAGATTTGGTAAATACTT
- a CDS encoding AbgT family transporter produces MVKQEKKKKGLFNKFLDGIEYVGNKLPHPVSLFAIFAVVVVIVSALAAKAGVHVNFEKFVDGELVKETVHAVSLLTPDGIRKIFTSAVTNFTSFAPLGTVLVAMLGVGVAEGSGLIGAMLRKLVLSTPARLITAVVVFAGIMSNVASDAGYVVLVPLGAVIFASYGRHPLAGLAAAFAGVSGGFSANLIFGSTDALLSGLTQPAAQMIDPSYTVDIAANWYFLAASTVLITIVGTLVTEKIVEPRLGEYKGKSSKTIDVDRVSAEESRGLKFALIGLIAFIAVIAALVAPANGILRNPETGSIIKESAFMGGIVPIIALMFLIPGVAYGIGAGTIKGDKDIANFAAKSMSSMGSYIVLAFVSAQFVTYFTWSNLGTILAVNGAEFLKAVGLTGLPLMFGFILVAAFINLFVGSASAKWAIMAPIFVPMFMRLGYSPELTQVAYRIGDSTTNIISPLMSYFAIVIAFAQSYDEDTGIGTLISTMLPFSMVFLLSWALFFAAWFLLGLPLGPGAGLFY; encoded by the coding sequence ATGGTTAAACAGGAAAAAAAGAAAAAAGGACTATTTAATAAATTTTTAGATGGAATCGAGTATGTAGGTAATAAACTACCTCATCCAGTTAGCTTATTTGCTATTTTTGCTGTAGTTGTTGTTATTGTTTCAGCACTAGCTGCAAAGGCAGGAGTTCATGTAAATTTTGAAAAATTTGTAGATGGAGAGCTTGTTAAAGAAACTGTACATGCAGTAAGCTTATTAACACCTGACGGAATAAGAAAAATATTTACAAGTGCAGTAACTAACTTTACAAGCTTTGCACCACTAGGAACAGTACTAGTCGCAATGCTTGGTGTAGGGGTTGCAGAAGGTAGTGGACTTATAGGTGCTATGCTTAGAAAATTAGTTTTAAGTACACCAGCAAGATTAATTACAGCTGTAGTTGTATTTGCAGGTATTATGTCTAACGTTGCATCAGATGCAGGATACGTTGTATTAGTACCATTAGGTGCAGTAATATTTGCGAGTTATGGGCGTCATCCATTAGCAGGTCTTGCAGCAGCATTTGCAGGGGTATCTGGTGGATTTAGTGCTAACTTAATTTTCGGTTCAACTGATGCTTTATTATCAGGATTAACTCAGCCGGCAGCACAAATGATAGACCCTAGCTACACGGTTGATATTGCTGCTAACTGGTATTTCTTAGCTGCATCTACTGTTCTTATTACTATAGTAGGTACATTAGTTACAGAAAAAATTGTTGAGCCAAGACTTGGCGAATATAAAGGAAAATCATCAAAGACTATTGATGTTGATAGAGTAAGTGCAGAAGAATCTAGAGGATTAAAATTTGCATTAATTGGATTAATTGCTTTTATAGCAGTTATTGCAGCTTTAGTAGCACCTGCAAATGGTATTTTAAGAAATCCTGAAACAGGATCTATTATAAAAGAGTCAGCATTTATGGGTGGTATCGTTCCAATTATTGCTTTAATGTTCTTAATTCCAGGGGTAGCATATGGTATTGGAGCTGGAACTATTAAAGGAGATAAAGATATTGCAAACTTTGCAGCTAAATCAATGTCTTCTATGGGATCATATATCGTTCTTGCTTTTGTATCTGCACAATTCGTAACATATTTCACATGGTCAAACCTAGGTACTATCCTAGCTGTTAACGGAGCAGAATTCCTAAAAGCAGTAGGACTTACAGGTTTACCACTAATGTTTGGATTTATTTTAGTAGCAGCATTTATTAACCTATTTGTTGGAAGTGCTTCAGCAAAATGGGCTATTATGGCACCAATATTTGTTCCTATGTTTATGAGACTTGGATACTCTCCAGAGCTTACTCAAGTTGCATATAGAATTGGTGACTCTACAACAAATATTATTTCGCCATTAATGTCATACTTTGCTATAGTTATTGCATTTGCTCAAAGCTATGATGAAGATACAGGAATTGGTACACTTATTTCTACAATGCTACCATTCTCAATGGTGTTCTTATTAAGCTGGGCACTATTCTTTGCAGCATGGTTCCTATTAGGATTACCATTAGGACCAGGAGCAGGTCTATTCTATTAA
- the rsmA gene encoding 16S rRNA (adenine(1518)-N(6)/adenine(1519)-N(6))-dimethyltransferase RsmA, whose product MDRISSPKKTKEIVQKYGFKFSKSLGQNFLIDQNILDNIVDGSNISKDDYVIEVGPGIGSLTQNIAEKSKSVVAIEIDKTLIPILNDTLKDYSNVEVINEDVLKLDLHKLINEKFKGNRVKVIANLPYYVTTPIIMKFLEERVPVQSLTIMIQKEVADRMQAKPGTKDYGALSIAVQYYCNPKILLKVPPSVFIPQPKVESTVIKLDILERPKVHVENEDLFFALVKDAFGKRRKTLLNALSTGNLKLNKDLLKDVLFSSGIDENRRGETLTIEEYGLLANNLAKIL is encoded by the coding sequence ATGGATAGAATATCATCACCAAAGAAAACCAAGGAAATAGTGCAAAAATATGGATTTAAATTTTCTAAAAGCCTAGGACAAAACTTTTTAATAGATCAAAACATATTGGATAATATTGTAGATGGTTCTAATATTTCAAAAGATGATTATGTTATTGAAGTTGGGCCAGGAATAGGCAGTCTTACTCAAAATATAGCAGAAAAATCTAAGTCAGTAGTTGCTATCGAAATTGATAAAACTCTAATTCCTATTTTAAATGATACATTAAAAGATTATTCTAATGTGGAAGTAATAAATGAAGATGTTTTAAAGCTTGATTTACATAAATTGATTAATGAAAAATTTAAAGGGAACAGGGTTAAAGTAATTGCTAATTTGCCATACTATGTAACTACACCTATTATTATGAAGTTTTTAGAGGAAAGGGTTCCTGTTCAGTCTCTAACCATAATGATCCAGAAAGAAGTTGCAGATCGTATGCAGGCAAAACCAGGTACAAAGGATTATGGAGCTTTATCTATTGCGGTGCAATATTACTGTAATCCTAAAATATTGTTAAAGGTACCTCCATCAGTATTTATTCCTCAACCCAAGGTAGAGTCTACCGTTATCAAACTAGATATACTAGAGAGGCCTAAGGTCCATGTTGAAAATGAAGACTTGTTTTTTGCATTAGTAAAGGATGCTTTTGGAAAAAGAAGAAAAACTTTATTAAATGCTTTAAGCACAGGGAATCTCAAGCTAAATAAAGATTTACTAAAAGACGTATTATTCTCAAGTGGAATAGATGAAAATCGTAGAGGAGAAACCTTGACTATTGAAGAATACGGTCTGTTAGCTAACAACTTGGCAAAAATATTATAA
- the rnmV gene encoding ribonuclease M5 encodes MIREIIVVEGKDDVAAIKRATDAEIITTGGFALQSHVIDRIKTAAKRRGVIIFTDPDFAGEKIRGIISSKVPGCKHAFLPKEQALKNGDIGIENATPENIMLALKKARSESIEKTNEFTQNDLLFNGLIGFDGAAYRRDELGKILGIGYGNAKQFLSRLNNYGVTREEFTEAIKKLEE; translated from the coding sequence ATGATAAGAGAAATAATTGTTGTAGAAGGAAAAGATGACGTAGCAGCTATTAAGAGAGCTACAGATGCAGAAATTATTACAACAGGAGGATTTGCACTACAAAGCCATGTTATAGATCGGATAAAGACAGCGGCTAAAAGAAGAGGAGTAATTATTTTTACAGATCCCGATTTCGCAGGTGAAAAAATAAGAGGTATTATATCTTCTAAAGTACCTGGATGTAAACATGCTTTCCTGCCTAAGGAGCAAGCCTTAAAAAATGGAGATATTGGAATTGAAAATGCCACACCAGAAAATATTATGTTAGCTTTAAAAAAAGCTAGAAGTGAATCTATAGAGAAGACTAATGAATTTACTCAAAATGACTTATTGTTTAATGGCTTAATTGGTTTTGATGGTGCTGCATATCGTAGGGACGAATTAGGGAAAATACTAGGAATTGGATATGGAAACGCTAAGCAATTCTTAAGCAGACTTAATAACTATGGTGTTACCCGTGAAGAGTTTACAGAAGCGATAAAAAAATTAGAAGAGTAG
- a CDS encoding 3D domain-containing protein has protein sequence MQSHLSSNKIFSKKTLIVAVVVSLLLLGVAFFGLQNTIVIAHDGQEIQVSTLASTVEDVLRKQNIVIEKGDKVIPNLNEKIKDGTKIVIHRAFEIKLIDGTVEKNVLTAENNVEDLIDSLNIQLQEEDRIEPMLEEPIREGDVVTITRVTREVVVETQELPFQTVFKNNKDLEKGKTQKVQEGKKGLREVKLEVLYENGVEVAKKIVEENVVEGAVNEIIEKGTATLLATSRGDTRKYSEMLTMTATAYHAGYSSTGKNPGDKYYGLTASGTKVRPGVVAVDPKVIPLGTKLYIESTDGTSHYGLASAEDTGGAIKGNKVDLFFETPQEVKRFGRRKVKVYVLE, from the coding sequence ATGCAAAGTCACCTGAGCAGCAATAAGATTTTTAGTAAAAAAACTCTTATTGTAGCTGTCGTAGTATCACTATTGTTATTGGGGGTAGCCTTTTTCGGGCTTCAAAATACAATTGTGATTGCACATGATGGACAGGAAATTCAGGTTTCAACTCTAGCGAGTACAGTGGAAGATGTTCTGCGTAAACAAAACATTGTAATTGAAAAAGGGGATAAAGTTATTCCAAATTTAAATGAAAAAATAAAGGATGGAACAAAGATAGTTATTCATAGAGCTTTTGAAATAAAGCTTATTGATGGAACAGTTGAAAAGAATGTACTTACCGCAGAAAATAACGTAGAAGACTTAATTGACTCACTTAATATACAACTTCAGGAAGAAGATAGAATCGAACCAATGCTAGAGGAGCCTATTCGAGAGGGAGATGTGGTTACAATAACCAGAGTTACCCGAGAGGTAGTAGTTGAAACTCAAGAGTTACCTTTTCAAACAGTCTTTAAAAACAATAAGGACCTAGAGAAAGGAAAAACTCAAAAAGTTCAAGAAGGTAAAAAAGGATTACGAGAAGTAAAGCTTGAAGTTCTTTATGAAAATGGAGTAGAAGTTGCTAAGAAAATTGTTGAGGAAAATGTAGTTGAAGGTGCTGTTAATGAAATTATTGAAAAAGGAACAGCGACCTTATTAGCAACCTCCAGGGGAGATACAAGGAAATATAGTGAAATGTTAACTATGACAGCTACTGCTTATCATGCTGGATACAGTAGTACAGGAAAAAATCCTGGCGATAAATATTATGGTCTAACCGCAAGCGGTACTAAGGTGAGACCAGGAGTAGTAGCTGTAGATCCTAAAGTTATTCCTTTAGGTACAAAGCTGTATATAGAATCCACTGATGGAACCTCTCATTATGGCCTTGCTAGTGCAGAAGATACTGGTGGTGCTATAAAAGGAAACAAAGTTGATCTTTTCTTCGAAACCCCCCAAGAAGTAAAAAGATTTGGTAGAAGAAAAGTAAAAGTATATGTACTAGAATAG
- a CDS encoding S-layer homology domain-containing protein: MKKVKEITLVALILILMLSGFVNAQQPQKMTRVNFVKELIKLMNVEIDQGSEPPFKDITKKEDIPYLAAAFNKKIISGDRGKFNAEEFVTKEQAVVMLVRALGVLNINQDEASKAEINFLDANKISDWARPYVTYAVKYGLIDDSQGKFEPQKVVTKPEIVEMLNKFKEAFVREGLTAAQILELADNKLKGYDTYKFKGSIGMTQNVKLPTGEEELTVTKIEQDGIFEAPGTVYTISKNTTNIEGQLIEEVSEVYMKDRVMYIHIGQNQGWIKVDLNTMIMQVGSITGIRNTQEGLPQFSKEQLEAVGMYARYGHDVEIDGEKYYVIKVDLDSRAFMEMYNKAMDETFKYMFEGEMWEETRKTQGFPEGMEEETFKAIVRSTAEQVLKNTDIKMMQEYYIHRENKHYSKLIVKQLININFMEVETKVNIDGQYKYYGFGENVVFPEIS; the protein is encoded by the coding sequence ATGAAAAAAGTAAAAGAAATTACTTTAGTAGCATTAATTTTAATACTAATGCTATCTGGTTTTGTCAATGCGCAGCAACCACAGAAAATGACTAGAGTTAATTTTGTAAAAGAGCTTATTAAATTAATGAATGTAGAAATAGACCAGGGCTCGGAGCCACCTTTTAAGGATATAACAAAAAAGGAGGATATACCCTATTTAGCAGCTGCCTTCAATAAAAAAATTATATCTGGGGATAGAGGAAAATTTAATGCAGAAGAATTTGTTACTAAGGAGCAGGCAGTAGTTATGCTGGTTAGAGCACTAGGTGTACTTAATATTAATCAGGATGAAGCTAGTAAAGCAGAAATCAACTTTTTAGATGCTAATAAAATTTCAGACTGGGCAAGACCATATGTTACTTATGCTGTTAAATATGGACTGATAGATGATAGTCAAGGAAAATTCGAGCCACAAAAAGTAGTTACTAAGCCAGAGATTGTGGAAATGCTAAATAAGTTTAAAGAAGCCTTTGTAAGAGAAGGGCTAACAGCGGCACAAATTCTTGAGTTGGCTGATAATAAGTTAAAAGGCTATGATACATACAAGTTTAAAGGGTCAATAGGTATGACACAAAATGTTAAATTGCCTACTGGAGAAGAGGAATTGACTGTTACCAAAATAGAACAAGACGGAATCTTTGAAGCACCAGGGACGGTATATACAATCTCTAAAAATACCACAAATATAGAAGGACAACTAATAGAAGAAGTATCTGAAGTATACATGAAGGATAGAGTTATGTATATTCACATAGGACAAAACCAAGGGTGGATAAAAGTGGACTTAAATACTATGATTATGCAGGTAGGTTCTATAACAGGAATTAGAAATACACAGGAAGGTTTACCACAGTTTTCTAAGGAACAATTAGAAGCAGTTGGAATGTACGCGAGATATGGTCATGATGTAGAAATTGATGGAGAAAAATATTATGTTATTAAGGTTGATTTAGACTCAAGGGCTTTTATGGAAATGTACAATAAAGCAATGGATGAAACATTTAAATATATGTTTGAAGGTGAAATGTGGGAGGAAACTAGGAAAACACAAGGATTTCCAGAGGGCATGGAGGAAGAAACCTTCAAAGCTATAGTAAGATCGACAGCAGAACAGGTATTGAAAAACACAGATATTAAAATGATGCAAGAATATTACATCCATAGGGAGAATAAACATTATAGTAAGCTTATAGTTAAGCAGCTGATTAATATAAACTTTATGGAAGTTGAAACAAAGGTTAATATAGATGGGCAATACAAATATTATGGGTTTGGAGAAAATGTTGTTTTTCCAGAAATAAGTTAA
- a CDS encoding ABC transporter ATP-binding protein has product MIEFKGVSKQFGNTKALDNISVNYSKGKIIGLFGPNGSGKSTTLKMIASLNKPDSGEILIFGRKPSKETREIVSYLPEIDYIYPWMTIRDAANFMSGFYGDWDEAKYKELIEFLKLEPDMVIKKISKGMRAKVKLLLCFSRNAEVVLLDEPLSGIDILTRDKIIETIIRDYRVGEQTIIISTHEIQEIESLVDDAVFIGSGRVILQGEAEKLRNENGLSLVELMKEVYRNENF; this is encoded by the coding sequence ATGATTGAGTTTAAAGGAGTATCTAAACAGTTTGGTAACACTAAAGCCTTGGATAATATATCAGTAAATTATTCTAAAGGGAAAATTATTGGACTTTTTGGACCTAATGGTTCCGGGAAGTCTACGACTTTAAAAATGATTGCATCTTTAAATAAGCCTGATAGTGGAGAGATACTTATATTTGGAAGAAAACCATCTAAAGAGACTAGGGAAATAGTATCTTATTTACCAGAGATTGATTATATATACCCTTGGATGACTATTAGAGACGCAGCAAATTTTATGAGTGGGTTTTACGGAGATTGGGATGAGGCAAAATACAAAGAACTAATTGAATTTTTAAAGCTAGAGCCTGATATGGTTATAAAGAAAATATCTAAAGGAATGCGAGCAAAGGTTAAACTATTGCTTTGCTTCTCAAGAAATGCAGAGGTTGTACTATTAGATGAACCCCTATCAGGGATCGATATATTAACTCGTGATAAGATTATCGAAACTATTATTAGGGACTATAGGGTTGGTGAGCAGACAATTATTATTTCTACTCATGAAATTCAAGAAATTGAAAGCTTAGTAGACGATGCAGTGTTTATTGGAAGTGGAAGAGTGATTCTTCAAGGTGAAGCAGAGAAGCTAAGAAATGAAAATGGTTTGTCCCTAGTAGAATTAATGAAGGAGGTCTATCGCAATGAAAATTTCTAA
- a CDS encoding GntR family transcriptional regulator: MEFDNSKPIYLQIIDYIKKQLIRGELNIGDKILSQREFAQQLKVNPNTVQRAYREMESMNLVETIRGQGTFICNRPDMLDEIKEEMAENIMRSFFHEIESLGYKDEKLLDLVSKWQKRLKEEK; this comes from the coding sequence ATGGAATTCGATAATTCTAAGCCAATTTATTTACAGATCATAGATTATATTAAAAAACAGTTAATTAGAGGAGAACTTAATATAGGTGATAAAATTCTTTCTCAAAGAGAGTTTGCACAACAATTAAAGGTTAATCCGAATACAGTACAGAGAGCATATAGGGAGATGGAAAGTATGAATTTAGTAGAAACCATAAGGGGCCAAGGAACTTTTATTTGTAATAGACCAGATATGTTAGATGAAATTAAGGAAGAAATGGCAGAAAATATCATGCGGAGCTTTTTTCATGAAATAGAGTCCTTAGGATATAAGGATGAAAAGTTACTAGATTTAGTTAGCAAATGGCAAAAAAGATTAAAGGAGGAGAAATAA
- a CDS encoding HD-GYP domain-containing protein yields MNKKSGYSQIFVKDIENGMVIAKDILGSNGEILLAEGFKINEAFKIKRSLNQHNVLFVSIIREETEQVKKERLQTKEKVQISTSDINSQMLTKSINEFNDNKMVLKESFNKFVKGQKIEQQEIEKGISDTLKLFKGNINVFQLMQSVKHLDDITYSHCHNVALVSYSIGQWLDLNENDLQELVLSGMLIDIGKIQVDDKLLNKEGKLTNDEFLELKKHSIFSHEIIKGYEFISDRVKKAVLLHHERMDGSGYPLGLKDNKIPLFARIVAIADVYNALISDRPYRDKKTPFEAIRILETEYMDKLDANILYLFLRRVASNYIGQGVILNNGDKGEIVFIPKQNLFRPIIKLKNEEQILDLGHNQYEYLDVVEFC; encoded by the coding sequence ATGAATAAAAAAAGTGGATACAGTCAAATATTTGTTAAGGATATTGAAAATGGGATGGTTATAGCCAAAGATATCTTAGGTTCAAATGGGGAAATTTTATTGGCAGAAGGATTTAAAATTAACGAGGCATTTAAAATTAAAAGATCACTTAATCAACATAACGTCTTATTTGTAAGCATTATAAGGGAAGAAACTGAACAGGTTAAAAAAGAGAGGCTCCAGACAAAAGAGAAAGTTCAAATTTCGACAAGTGATATAAATAGTCAAATGCTTACTAAATCTATCAATGAGTTTAATGATAATAAAATGGTATTGAAGGAGTCCTTCAATAAATTTGTTAAAGGACAAAAGATAGAACAACAGGAAATTGAAAAAGGAATCAGTGATACACTAAAGCTTTTTAAAGGGAATATAAATGTTTTCCAACTAATGCAAAGTGTAAAGCATTTAGACGATATTACCTACTCTCACTGTCACAATGTTGCACTTGTAAGCTACTCCATTGGGCAATGGTTAGATTTAAATGAAAACGATTTACAGGAATTAGTTTTAAGCGGCATGCTAATTGATATTGGTAAAATTCAAGTTGATGATAAATTGTTGAATAAAGAAGGAAAACTTACTAATGATGAATTCTTAGAGCTAAAAAAGCATTCTATTTTTAGTCATGAAATAATTAAAGGATATGAATTTATTAGCGATAGGGTTAAAAAGGCTGTATTACTTCATCATGAAAGAATGGATGGTAGTGGATATCCCCTAGGACTTAAGGACAATAAGATTCCATTATTCGCCAGAATAGTTGCTATAGCTGATGTGTACAATGCATTAATTTCTGACAGACCTTATCGTGATAAGAAGACTCCATTTGAAGCTATTAGAATATTAGAAACAGAATATATGGATAAATTAGATGCTAATATTTTATATTTATTTCTGCGTCGAGTGGCTTCAAATTATATAGGTCAAGGAGTAATACTTAACAATGGCGATAAGGGAGAAATAGTTTTTATTCCAAAACAGAACTTATTTCGTCCTATTATTAAATTGAAAAATGAAGAACAGATTTTAGATTTAGGTCATAATCAATATGAATATCTTGATGTAGTAGAGTTTTGTTAA
- a CDS encoding TatD family hydrolase: MVFDSHAHLDDERFDKDRDSIITRAKESGIQYILNPGADLNTSIRAVNLAQKHSMIYAAVGVHPHDVKDMDEDTIEVLKALSNKEKVVAIGEIGLDFYYDHSPRDEQRKWFRRQIELAKEVNLPIIIHDRDAHEETFNILKEYDVGSLGCVMHCYASSVEMAREYIKMGVYISLAGPVTFNNARKTYDVAREIPLEWLLVETDSPYLTPTPHRGKRNEPAYVKLVAEKIAEAKGISFEEVAHQTTLNAKKLFRID, encoded by the coding sequence ATGGTTTTTGATAGTCATGCCCATTTGGACGATGAACGTTTCGATAAGGACAGAGATAGCATTATAACTAGGGCTAAGGAAAGTGGAATACAATATATACTTAACCCTGGAGCAGACTTAAATACTTCAATAAGGGCAGTTAATTTAGCTCAAAAACATAGTATGATATACGCAGCTGTAGGGGTACATCCTCATGACGTAAAGGATATGGATGAAGATACTATAGAGGTACTTAAAGCTCTAAGTAATAAAGAAAAGGTGGTTGCTATAGGAGAAATCGGTTTAGATTTCTATTATGATCATTCCCCAAGAGATGAGCAAAGAAAGTGGTTTAGAAGACAAATAGAACTTGCTAAGGAAGTTAATCTTCCTATAATTATCCATGATAGAGATGCTCACGAAGAAACCTTTAACATTTTAAAGGAATATGATGTAGGTAGTCTTGGCTGTGTAATGCATTGCTATGCTAGTAGTGTAGAAATGGCAAGAGAATATATAAAAATGGGTGTCTATATTTCGTTAGCAGGACCAGTTACATTTAATAATGCTAGAAAAACATATGATGTAGCTAGAGAAATTCCACTAGAATGGCTTCTAGTAGAAACTGATAGTCCGTATTTAACACCTACACCACATCGTGGGAAAAGAAACGAACCGGCCTACGTAAAGCTTGTTGCAGAAAAAATAGCAGAGGCGAAGGGAATATCTTTTGAGGAAGTAGCGCACCAAACTACATTAAATGCTAAAAAATTGTTCCGTATTGATTAA